A single region of the Triticum dicoccoides isolate Atlit2015 ecotype Zavitan chromosome 2B, WEW_v2.0, whole genome shotgun sequence genome encodes:
- the LOC119362180 gene encoding transcription factor BHLH062-like — protein MVAMLPAARGDAAPATSAGAAEKLVRGPVADGKCKKKAPRMIHKAEREKHKRDLLNDLFGELSEMLEADRQTNGKACILTDTTRILRDLLSQLESLRKENSTLQNESHYVTMERNELQDENDVLRNEILELQNELATRPAGNPGWGHATAGSPHAASTVFPSHQPMQPSTIASAVFPLQQPLQQTTILEHPYAPPPPPRELKLFPDTASDIEGLEPSEDPEAANHIARPLARYPTESASWPVTVSLGPPRMEDEQCSSGTTGSSKEGSSSASSRD, from the exons ATGGTCGCCATGCTGCCCGCCGCGAGGGgggacgccgccccggccaccagcGCCGGCGCCGCCGAGAAGCTCGTCCGTGG GCCTGTCGCtgacggcaagtgcaagaagaaggCCCCGAGGATGATCCACAAGGCCGAGAGGGAGAAGCATAAGCGCGACCTGCTCAACGATCTCTTCGGCGAGCTCAGCGAAATGCTAG AAGCAGACAGGCAGACCAATGGGAAAGCATGCATATTGACTGACACCACTCGAATCCTTCGAGATCTGCTTTCGCAATTAGAATCTCTCCGAAAGGAGAATAGCACCCTGCAGAATGAATCCCATTAT GTTACAATGGAGAGGAATGAGCTGCAGGATGAGAACGATGTGCTCCGCAACGAAATACTGGAGCTACAGAATGAACTGGCGACGCGTCCTGCAGGCAACCCAGGTTGGGGCCATGCTACTGCTGGATCGCCTCACGCTGCGAGCACAGTTTTCCCGTCACATCAGCCAATGCAGCCGAGCACCATCGCAAGCGCAGTATTCCCCTTGCAGCAGCCACTGCAACAGACAACCATCCTGGAGCACCCttatgcaccaccaccaccaccacgggaACTTAAGCTCTTCCCAGACACGGCGTCTGACATCGAAGGCCTTGAACCATCAGAAGATCCGGAGGCCGCCAACCATATCGCGCGGCCGCTGGCAAGGTACCCAACAGAGTCAGCGTCGTGGCCTGTAACTGTAAGCCTGGGTCCCCCGAGGATGGAAGATGAACAATGTAGCAGTGGCACAACCGGCAGTAGCAAGGAAGGTAGTAGCTCTGCCTCTTCTAGAGATTGA